In Lysinibacillus sp. 2017, the DNA window ATTATTCTACAAAACTCCATTATTTTCTTTAAAACGCAATAAAAGGGTTCATCACCGTAACATGGGTTTGATTTTGATTTTAATTTGTATTCGTTTTGTCTAGCTATTGGCGTGCTACAAGCGCAGGGGGCGACTCCTTGGGGGATTAAGCGTGGCTCCAGGAAAGCGTCCCCGTAGCGTAGCAGAACGGACTTGATTAAAAAGCAATCACTTTGAATTCTAAAGTTATGTCATCCCCAACTTATGGTGATGAGCCAATAAAAGGATGTATCAACATCGATACATCCTACTTAACTAATTCAATTTATAACGCCCTGTAATTTCTTGTAATTCATTCGAAACTTCAAATAATGCTTCTACAGAAGTGTTCATCGTATTCATACTTGTTACTTGGTCTGTTGCGTAATCTGCTACTGATTCTACGCGACTCGTTGTTTGTTGTGATAATAAGGCTACGTCATCAAATGATGCAGCAATTTCTTCTGTACTTGCGGCCATTTCTTCTGCAGAACTTGAAACAACATCTACTTCTTCAGCAATCCCTTTAATTCCATCCACTATATCATCAAATGATGTATGAGCTTTCATCGCAATTTCACGACCATTTTCCAGCACTGTAGCTGTTGAAGCAATCGCCTTCACAATATGCACTGTTTCATGTTGTACACTTGATACAACAGATGATATACGTTCTGCTGCTACTTTTGATTCTTCTGCTAATTTACGAACTTCGTCTGCCACCACTGCAAAACCTTTACCGGAATCCCCAGCTCGAGCTGCCTCAATTGAAGCATTTAATGCTAGTAAATTCGTTTGATCTGAAATACCCGTAATGACGTTTGTAAATTCACCAATTCGATCAGATAATTTTACTAATTCCTGCGTACGTTCGACAGATATTTTTGTTTCTTTATATAAATTCGTCAACTCTACCATTAGCTTATTCATTACTTCTGCACCATTTAATGCATTTTGCTCTGTTTGATTTGCATGAGCTGAAATTTCCATAATGGATTCAGTTACATTTTGAATGCTACGTGCTAACTCATCCATTGCAAGTGAGCTCTCTTCAATATTTCGTAATTGAATTTTTGAATCATTCGCAACGCCAACCGATTCGCATTGAATTTCTAATGAAGCTTTCGACGTTGCCACTGAATGCTCTTGAATCATTGTTGATGTCTGATGAATTGTGATTGAACGATCCTTTAATTCCAACATAATTTTTTGGAAGTTATCCATTACAGCATTTGATGCGGTAACTAATTGGCCAATTTCATCACGTGAATGTAAGTCTATACGCTTTGATAAATCGGCTTCACCGTGGCTAATATCGTCAAGTGCATCACGTACATTTTTAATGCGTCGAATTTGGCGCGTAATTGTTAAATCTGTAATGCCCATAACAATGGCCACTGCTACAATAGCTGCAATTAAAGTAGCGATTAAAATTGAAGTTAACACTTGATTTGAAATCGTAATCGCTAAGTAGTTGCCATCTGATAATGGCACAATATAATTCATGGCCTTTTCGCCTTCAAAGCTGCCTGCTTTAGAAATCGTTTCTGTTGTATTTAATTCTTCATCAGTAAAAGTAACATCGCTTTCCTTTGTACTTGCAAGGATATCACCTTTCGCATCAACGACTGCCGCATACAATACGGTTTCGTCTAAGTATGTATGTAATTCATTCATATAAAACTCTTTACCGATTTGAGCTTCTAGGTCTACTAATTTTTGACCATTCCGTGCTACTTGAATAATTTTGGGATTTGCTGCATCCCAAGAACCTGTCCCTACGAATTTGTAAAACTCGCCATCTACATCACGAATTTGTGCAGGTTGCGTTATGGCATCTGTTGGTTTTTTTAACAATTGCAAGTATTCATATGCTTGGCCAGCTGGATCTGAACCGAAATTAAAGTCTACAGTTGGTGCAATCGATGTAATTGTCGTACTACCTTTGTCATCTGTACTCCAAATCTCATCCATGCCCCCGCGAGCGGCTAATTGCTTTAAGTCTTCATGTGACCCGCCATTTTCAACAATCCACGATATTAAAACAGACTGGGCAATCATTTCTTCTTCCATAATATTTTCAGATACTTCTCTTGAAAGTATCGCGCCTTCTATACCTAATTTAATTGAATCTACTAAGGCTTCTCCCTGTTGATGGATGCTTTTTTCCGTTGTAAGATAAATATATGTTGCAAAAGCACCGATTAAAAGAACTACACCTAGTAATATTGGAAACATCATTTTCCATTTCATCGATTTAAACATATTAACATTCCCCTATTTTAGTTTATTTCTACTTAATTTTACTTTATTTTCTATTAAACAATAACCTAACTCAGGAAAAAGTCACAATATATTTGATGACAGTGGGATAAATGACACAAAACGTTCAGTAAAATTGCATAAAATATACTTTTTTAATGCTTATTTTAATAGTTGTTCGAATGTTCTATAAATAATTATTAATTACTAGGAAATAATTTAATTACAAAGTAACGATTTCAATTCTGAATTTATTAATTTTCCCATAAAAAAACTACCACAACAACTTTTGCTAGTTATTGTGGTAGTAAAATTTACCCGGCATAAACGGGCAATAAGGCGTCAACGACAAAGCTTTAAAATGTCAAAAAGGATAGATAGGTTTAACTGCCCCTATAAGTCTTCATTTTATAGTTCCTCTTGTTGAATAGGTTGTAGCTGATGGTTTCGCCATTCAAATTGCATGTGGTCATGGGCAATATACGTATTAGTAAAAATTTGCTTCGCTTCATTTAAAAATGGAATTAAATCCTTTCCTAAAAAACGCGCACTGATATGCGTCAAAATTAAATTCTTTGCCCCAGCCGATTTAGCAACTTCAGCAGCTTCTGTATTTGTCGAATGACCATATTGCGCCGCTAAATGAATAGTTGCATGGTCAAATGTTGCTTCATGAACGACGACATCTGCATCCATTGATAATTGTTTTGCATTATCACAAAACTTGGTATCCCCTAAAATCGTTACCGTGAAGCCTTTTTGGGATGGTGCGGTCACCCTATCACTTTTCACAATCGTACCATCCGCTAATTGCACATCGTTCCCTGATTTTAATTGACCAAGCATCGGTCCTTTCGGTACACCTAGCGCAAGTGCTTTTTCAATCAGTAATTCTCCGGCTAATGGCTTTTGTTCTATGCGATAACCGTAGCATTCAATCACATGTTGAAGTGGGCACGCGGTTACAATGAACTCGGCATCCTCATAAACAATCCCTTCTCTTACTTCAACAAATTGGATTGGATAGGTTAC includes these proteins:
- a CDS encoding methyl-accepting chemotaxis protein; translated protein: MFKSMKWKMMFPILLGVVLLIGAFATYIYLTTEKSIHQQGEALVDSIKLGIEGAILSREVSENIMEEEMIAQSVLISWIVENGGSHEDLKQLAARGGMDEIWSTDDKGSTTITSIAPTVDFNFGSDPAGQAYEYLQLLKKPTDAITQPAQIRDVDGEFYKFVGTGSWDAANPKIIQVARNGQKLVDLEAQIGKEFYMNELHTYLDETVLYAAVVDAKGDILASTKESDVTFTDEELNTTETISKAGSFEGEKAMNYIVPLSDGNYLAITISNQVLTSILIATLIAAIVAVAIVMGITDLTITRQIRRIKNVRDALDDISHGEADLSKRIDLHSRDEIGQLVTASNAVMDNFQKIMLELKDRSITIHQTSTMIQEHSVATSKASLEIQCESVGVANDSKIQLRNIEESSLAMDELARSIQNVTESIMEISAHANQTEQNALNGAEVMNKLMVELTNLYKETKISVERTQELVKLSDRIGEFTNVITGISDQTNLLALNASIEAARAGDSGKGFAVVADEVRKLAEESKVAAERISSVVSSVQHETVHIVKAIASTATVLENGREIAMKAHTSFDDIVDGIKGIAEEVDVVSSSAEEMAASTEEIAASFDDVALLSQQTTSRVESVADYATDQVTSMNTMNTSVEALFEVSNELQEITGRYKLN
- the rnz gene encoding ribonuclease Z, coding for MQLHFLGTGAGMPSKDRNTTAIALKLLEERGSIWLFDCGEATQHQILHTSIKPRKIDKIFITHLHGDHIFGLPGFLSSRSFLGGEDALTIYGPAGIETWVEQTLNLSKTHVTYPIQFVEVREGIVYEDAEFIVTACPLQHVIECYGYRIEQKPLAGELLIEKALALGVPKGPMLGQLKSGNDVQLADGTIVKSDRVTAPSQKGFTVTILGDTKFCDNAKQLSMDADVVVHEATFDHATIHLAAQYGHSTNTEAAEVAKSAGAKNLILTHISARFLGKDLIPFLNEAKQIFTNTYIAHDHMQFEWRNHQLQPIQQEEL